The following are encoded together in the Manduca sexta isolate Smith_Timp_Sample1 chromosome 22, JHU_Msex_v1.0, whole genome shotgun sequence genome:
- the LOC115446643 gene encoding ornithine decarboxylase 2, whose amino-acid sequence MEGRFDKYPTSPAFVLSDKSSEDVGRAMIEGGLQKQPFFIFNMDEAFRRIQHFKDMMPRVKIFYAMKCNDTEMMLKLAISQGIGFDCASPGEIYKLRKLNVCPTRIIYAMTSKTPEQMAYARKSGVRHTTFDTSYELKKLVEHWPDARLLIRIRVDSVCKVALGDKFGCDFDKEAIDLLEEAASLGLKVVGVAFHVGSICSSPESYVTGLQHARALFDHEATAGREMKIVDIGGGFLSERTDCIDQVSKLITAAVAELFPDPSIQIISEPGRYISDSSFTMYCSINNVRRSIKDGKQMNMIYIDDGVYGCLRDVEKWHYPKKFKRSTENDTGPLEEATLWGPSCDSEDRIMQDYTILLPRCVALDWLIFPGSGAYTITVSTRFSCLEIPLIRSVVSLELWNRIKDNEVFAANDFILNPDLSTPLPSTSPPLLQNHTLYERQ is encoded by the exons ATGGAAGGTAGATTCGATAAATACCCAACCAGCCCAGCATTTGTCCTGAGCGACAAGTCATCAGAAGACGTTGGCAGGGCAATGATCGAGGGTGGTTTGCAGAAGCAACcttttttcattttcaacatGGACGAGGCCTTCCGACGAATCCAACATTTCAAGGATATGATGCCtcgtgttaaaatattttacg CAATGAAATGTAACGACACAGAAATGATGTTGAAATTGGCGATATCACAAGGAATCGGCTTTGATTGTGCATCGCCTGGAGAAATTTATAAGTTGAGGAAACTGAACGTCTGTCCTAC gaGAATTATCTACGCGATGACCTCAAAAACTCCAGAACAGATGGCGTACGCTCGAAAGTCCGGAGTGCGGCATACGACGTTCGACACCTCGTACGAACTTAAGAAACTCGTTGAACACTGGCCAGATGCACG ACTTCTTATCCGCATCCGAGTGGACAGCGTTTGCAAAGTTGCTTTAGGAGACAAGTTCGGATGTGATTTTGATAAAGAAGCTATTGATCTGTTGGAAGAAGCAGCTAGCCTTGGTTTAAAA GTGGTAGGAGTAGCATTCCACGTCGGTTCCATTTGTTCGTCTCCTGAAAGCTATGTGACAGGGCTGCAACACGCTCGAGCTCTATTCGACCACGAGGCAACAGCGGGGCGAGAAATGAAAATCGTGGACATCGGCGGTGGATTTCTTAGTGAGAGAACGGATTGTATTGACCAG GTCTCGAAACTAATCACAGCTGCTGTAGCCGAATTGTTCCCAGATCCAAGTATTCAAATCATCTCCGAGCCTGGGAGATACATTAGTGATTCTTCTTTCACAATGTACTGCAGCATCAATAATGTTCGAAGG TCGATAAAAGACGGAAAACAAATGAACATGATATATATAGACGATGGTGTGTACGGATGCCTGCGAGATGTTGAGAAATGGCATTATcccaaaaaatttaaa cgATCAACGGAAAATGACACGGGGCCTCTCGAGGAAGCCACGTTATGGGGTCCCAGCTGCGACTCCGAGGATCGTATAATGCAAGACTACACGATCCTCCTACCACGGTGCGTGGCTCTGGACTGGCTCATCTTCCCAGGATCGGGGGCTTACACCATCACAGTTTCCACCAGATTTTCCTGTCTAGAAATTCCTTTGATACGCTCTGTCGTTTCTTTGGAGTTAtg gAATCGAATAAAAGATAATGAAGTGTTCGCGGCTaacgattttatattaaatccgGATTTATCGACACCACTTCCGAGTACTTCGCCGCCTTTGCTTCAAAATCACACGCTTTACGAACGTCAATAA